A single genomic interval of Lynx canadensis isolate LIC74 chromosome A2, mLynCan4.pri.v2, whole genome shotgun sequence harbors:
- the TNFSF14 gene encoding tumor necrosis factor ligand superfamily member 14 → MEETVVRPSVFVVDGQTDIPFTRLGPSRRQRQPCSASQLGLGLLLLLLAAGLAVQGWFLLQLHWRLGEMVTPLLDGEAESWKQLTQGRRSLQANPAAHLTGANSSLTGSGGPLLWETKLGLAFLRGLSYRDGSLVIARAGYYYIYSKVQLGGVGCPQGLTSGLPITHGLYKRTPRYPEELELLVSRRSPCGRATGPRVWWDSSFLGGVVHLDAGEEVVVRVPDERLVRLRDGTRSYFGAFMV, encoded by the exons ATGGAGGAGACGGTTGTGCGGCCCTCAGTGTTTGTGgtggacggacagacagacatcCCATTCACACGGCTGGGGCCCAGCCGCCGCCAAAGACAGCCCTGCAGTGCATCCCAGCTGGGCCTgggcctcctgctgctgctgctggcggcTGGGCTGGCCGTCCAGGGCTGGTTCCTGCTGCAGCTGCACTGGCGTCTGGGGGAGATGGTCACACCCCTGCTG GATGGAGAAGCAGAATCCTGGAAGCAGCTGACCCAAG GACGAAGGTCCCTCCAGGCCAACCCAGCAGCACACCTTACAG gTGCCAACTCCAGCCTGACGGGCAGCGGGGGCCCGCTGCTCTGGGAGACAAAGCTGGGCTTGGCCTTCTTGAGGGGCCTCAGCTACCGTGACGGCTCCCTGGTGATTGCCCGAGCCGGCTACTATTACATCTACTCCAAGGTGCAGCTGGGGGGCGTGGGCTGCCCGCAGGGGCTGACCAGTGGCCTGCCCATCACGCATGGCCTCTACAAACGCACACCGCGCTACCCCGAGGAGCTCGAGCTGCTGGTCAGTCGGCGGTCACCCTGTGGGCGAGCCACCGGCCCCCGCGTCTGGTGGGACAGCAGCTTCCTGGGAGGCGTGGTGCACCTGGACGCTGGCGAGGAGGTGGTTGTCCGTGTGCCGGATGAGCGCCTGGTCCGACTCCGTGACGGGACCCGCTCCTACTTTGGGGCCTTCATGGTGTAA